The Calliphora vicina chromosome 3, idCalVici1.1, whole genome shotgun sequence genome contains a region encoding:
- the LOC135955491 gene encoding chorion protein S15-like, with translation MNKSIIFAVITFAAVVCIYAKPGYFGQSYNAPSYLYSSPVYAKPAVAYNAPSASAAAAAASSVASPGYLYHVPSYVIDGGNSGYAIYNPGYINGYNAVY, from the exons atgaacaagTCTATCATT TTCGCTGTTATTACTTTCGCTGCTGTCGTTTGCATTTATGCGAAACCCGGTTACTTTGGACAATCGTACAATGCTCCCTCCTATTTATACAGTTCCCCAGTTTATGCCAAACCTGCAGTTGCATATAATGCTCCATCTGCTTCAGCTGCGGCTGCAGCTGCCTCGTCCGTAGCCAGTCCTGGTTATTTGTATCATGTACCCTCTTATGTCATTGATGGTGGCAATTCCGGTTATGCCATTTATAACCCTGGTTATATTAACGGTTATAATGCAGTTTACTAA